A portion of the Bacteroidetes Order II. bacterium genome contains these proteins:
- a CDS encoding diaminopimelate epimerase has product MRRLVLEFTKMHGAGNDFVVIDNRFYHFDEAQLSEMAARLCHRRLGIGADGLLALCLTDEDTEPDLDFRMRYFNADGSLGLMCGNGARVLSRFAHESGIQKPVLQFDTSAGLYQSMVPAEVDLPVRLFVPLFQDYRPDVFVSADAQVAMGPIDYVFTGTQHAVVFVRDVWAFDVAFWGPLLRWHSAFAPEGINMNFVEVIDPGSDTSPGHLHIRTYEKGVEAETLACGTGALAAAIVARTRHLVHSNHIRLSPKGGDLEVGFTYAEGVFSALYQAGPTATVYRGSMYL; this is encoded by the coding sequence ATGAGACGTTTGGTACTTGAATTTACGAAAATGCACGGGGCAGGCAATGACTTTGTGGTGATTGATAATCGTTTTTATCACTTTGATGAGGCGCAATTGTCTGAAATGGCTGCTCGCCTTTGCCATCGGCGACTCGGAATTGGTGCAGATGGCTTGCTGGCCTTGTGTTTGACGGATGAAGATACCGAGCCAGACTTAGACTTTCGGATGCGCTACTTTAATGCCGATGGCTCTTTAGGGTTGATGTGTGGCAATGGTGCCCGCGTTCTGAGCCGATTCGCACATGAATCGGGCATTCAAAAACCAGTATTGCAGTTTGATACTTCGGCTGGTTTGTACCAATCTATGGTACCAGCAGAAGTTGATCTGCCCGTTCGGTTGTTTGTGCCTTTGTTTCAAGATTATCGTCCAGATGTTTTTGTTTCAGCAGATGCCCAAGTTGCTATGGGACCCATTGATTATGTGTTTACCGGAACACAACATGCGGTAGTCTTTGTAAGGGATGTTTGGGCGTTTGATGTCGCATTTTGGGGGCCTTTGTTGCGTTGGCATTCGGCATTCGCTCCGGAAGGCATTAATATGAACTTTGTGGAAGTAATAGATCCCGGTTCCGATACGTCACCAGGGCATTTACATATTCGTACCTATGAAAAAGGTGTGGAGGCAGAGACACTTGCCTGTGGGACAGGTGCTCTGGCAGCAGCCATTGTGGCCCGTACCAGACACTTGGTTCACAGTAACCATATCCGTTTAAGCCCCAAAGGAGGGGATCTTGAAGTGGGGTTTACCTATGCTGAAGGGGTGTTTTCAGCGTTGTATCAGGCTGGGCCAACAGCAACTGTATATCGCGGTAGTATGTACCTGTAG
- a CDS encoding PhoH family protein translates to MIEKKLTLSKVEPVLLFGHNDHHLRKVESAYEKTRITARGNELYLKGEVQDLAQLERIFEELSLIVHKNGHLTDKDVDTVLDLARLNGGSKSGEVQDAALLFTQNGGLIRPKNEGQRKMVQAARSHDIVFAIGPAGTGKTYIAVALAVAALKSRLVKRIVLARPAVEAGESLGFLPGDLRDKIDPYLRPLYDALEDMLPPDKLRGLMEQNLIEIVPLAYMRGRTLNSAFVILDEAQNATNTQMKMFLTRLGANSRAMVTGDITQTDLPKRSQSGLIHVQEILEGVEGISFVYLKKSDVVRHQLVQDIIEAYDRFDTDLEG, encoded by the coding sequence TTGATCGAAAAAAAATTAACACTAAGCAAAGTAGAACCGGTATTGCTTTTTGGTCATAACGACCATCATCTCCGCAAAGTTGAATCGGCATACGAAAAAACGCGCATCACCGCACGAGGGAACGAGCTTTATCTGAAAGGTGAAGTCCAAGACCTTGCACAATTAGAACGCATCTTCGAGGAACTGAGCCTCATCGTCCATAAGAACGGCCATCTGACGGATAAAGATGTAGATACGGTCTTGGACTTGGCCCGCCTCAATGGAGGTTCCAAATCCGGCGAAGTCCAAGATGCGGCCTTGCTGTTTACCCAAAATGGCGGCCTTATCCGCCCGAAGAATGAAGGCCAGCGAAAAATGGTACAAGCGGCACGAAGCCATGACATCGTTTTTGCAATTGGTCCGGCAGGAACAGGGAAAACCTATATTGCCGTAGCACTCGCCGTAGCGGCCCTTAAATCTCGTTTGGTGAAACGCATTGTGCTCGCCCGCCCTGCAGTAGAAGCTGGCGAAAGTTTAGGCTTTTTACCAGGCGATTTGCGGGATAAAATTGATCCGTACCTTCGCCCATTGTACGATGCCTTAGAAGACATGCTACCACCGGATAAACTTCGAGGACTGATGGAGCAAAACCTAATTGAAATTGTCCCGCTTGCTTACATGCGCGGACGTACCCTAAACTCGGCATTTGTGATCTTAGACGAGGCCCAAAACGCCACCAATACACAAATGAAAATGTTCCTCACACGCCTCGGCGCCAATAGCCGTGCGATGGTGACAGGTGATATTACCCAGACCGATTTGCCCAAACGAAGCCAAAGTGGATTGATCCACGTACAGGAAATCTTAGAAGGAGTGGAGGGCATCTCTTTTGTCTATCTGAAAAAGTCGGATGTTGTGCGTCACCAGTTGGTTCAAGACATTATTGAAGCCTACGACCGCTTCGACACGGATTTGGAGGGGTGA
- a CDS encoding MBL fold metallo-hydrolase produces the protein MKPTTASTRIWRGEMLYGLLEVFRLNEGKFNVGADKKLVPHTEGQPFPPGTLHVAANAFVVRTPNDVVLFDTGLGEEAEGRNITFLTDQLTHLGVSREEVSKVFLSHFHADHIGGATYQVGFERRPTFPNATYFAQQQEATALYTGRSNDLRATTIDVLEEHGQLIWLDGNGWIEDLIEYEVTGGHTPFHQIAWLHYDGLLVLFGGDVLPQPAQVTRRFLAKYDYQPEQSAEWRQKMARRAYENGAMMLFYHSTSYPAAFLPVFDEKTGYKLEPITL, from the coding sequence TTGAAGCCTACGACCGCTTCGACACGGATTTGGAGGGGTGAAATGCTGTATGGCTTATTGGAGGTCTTTCGGCTGAATGAGGGCAAGTTCAATGTTGGTGCAGATAAAAAGTTGGTCCCACATACCGAGGGCCAACCCTTCCCGCCGGGAACTTTACACGTGGCCGCCAATGCCTTTGTCGTTAGGACACCCAACGACGTTGTCCTTTTTGATACAGGACTCGGCGAGGAAGCCGAAGGCCGCAACATTACTTTTCTAACCGACCAACTGACACACTTGGGCGTATCCCGTGAAGAGGTGTCTAAGGTTTTTTTGAGCCATTTTCATGCTGACCACATCGGTGGGGCAACGTATCAGGTTGGATTTGAACGACGCCCTACCTTCCCCAATGCCACGTATTTTGCTCAACAACAAGAAGCAACGGCCCTCTATACCGGAAGGTCGAACGATTTGCGGGCCACCACCATTGATGTACTCGAAGAACATGGTCAATTAATTTGGTTGGATGGCAATGGATGGATCGAAGACCTCATTGAGTATGAAGTGACAGGCGGCCATACCCCTTTCCACCAAATCGCCTGGCTCCACTATGATGGATTGTTGGTGCTATTTGGTGGTGACGTACTCCCACAGCCTGCACAAGTAACCCGCCGTTTTTTGGCCAAATATGATTATCAGCCGGAGCAATCTGCCGAATGGCGACAAAAAATGGCGCGACGTGCTTATGAAAATGGTGCAATGATGCTGTTTTATCATTCCACCTCCTATCCTGCTGCTTTTTTACCCGTCTTCGACGAAAAAACAGGCTATAAATTGGAACCAATCACGCTTTAA
- a CDS encoding sodium-dependent bicarbonate transport family permease, translated as MSIELILSNLLNAPVLFFFLGVLAILVKSDLDFPAPLPKLFSLYLLLSIGFKGGVELAHSGLSVQIFKTLVAAMAVSAIIPIYSFFILRQKMDVPNAAGIAAAYGSVSAVTYIAATSFLARLDVPFNGHMVAAMALMESPAILAGVFLYRKFRSKTQQTHEESVTELVREAFFNGSVFLLIGSFLIGFITGAEGEAALKPFTNDLFKGVLCLFLLDMGLVSARRFAQLKKLGRVPILFALLMPLPNAILGIMVAWFSGMNVGDALLFATLCASASYIAVPAALRLSVPEANPGVYVTMALAVTFPFNILVGLPIYLGLIRLLWP; from the coding sequence ATGAGCATTGAATTAATTTTATCGAATCTACTGAATGCCCCGGTTCTCTTTTTTTTCCTTGGCGTTCTGGCCATTTTGGTCAAGTCCGATTTGGACTTTCCGGCTCCTTTGCCAAAGTTGTTTTCGTTGTACCTACTACTAAGTATTGGCTTTAAAGGCGGCGTAGAACTGGCTCATAGTGGACTTTCTGTTCAGATTTTCAAGACACTGGTAGCGGCGATGGCCGTCTCTGCGATCATCCCGATATATTCTTTTTTCATCTTACGCCAAAAAATGGATGTGCCCAATGCTGCCGGGATTGCAGCCGCGTATGGATCCGTTAGCGCCGTAACCTATATCGCCGCCACTTCTTTTCTGGCCCGATTAGACGTTCCTTTCAATGGTCATATGGTTGCTGCCATGGCCCTTATGGAGTCTCCCGCTATTCTGGCAGGAGTATTTTTATACCGAAAATTCCGTTCTAAAACCCAGCAAACACATGAAGAGTCTGTCACGGAACTGGTTCGAGAAGCCTTTTTCAACGGATCTGTTTTTTTATTGATCGGCAGTTTTCTAATCGGCTTTATCACGGGTGCAGAGGGTGAAGCCGCGCTTAAGCCCTTTACGAATGATCTATTTAAAGGTGTTTTATGTTTATTTTTATTAGACATGGGGCTGGTAAGTGCACGAAGATTTGCACAACTTAAAAAACTAGGTCGTGTACCCATTCTTTTTGCCCTACTCATGCCCCTTCCCAATGCGATTCTTGGCATTATGGTTGCTTGGTTTAGTGGTATGAATGTAGGGGATGCCTTGCTGTTTGCAACCCTGTGTGCCAGTGCCTCCTATATCGCCGTGCCTGCCGCCTTAAGACTATCGGTTCCAGAGGCCAATCCGGGTGTTTATGTCACAATGGCCCTTGCGGTCACCTTCCCTTTTAACATATTGGTGGGCCTTCCTATATATTTAGGACTCATCCGTTTACTTTGGCCTTAA
- a CDS encoding DUF3857 domain-containing protein has protein sequence MKFGEVSLETLTSHPFESDKEAKAVILCDYGVVEYNERGLHYDRHIRIKILSETGYQWATANLFYSKGEDILNIAGFTYSLGADGKVVRTKLEGKDIFRTKVTKDQQQLKFTLPALVPGAVIEYRYRRSYDSPPIFLPSWYFQTTEPTVHNEFRTIIPQFLGYTYFKSGLIRPFDTEERKEGLETNGKTNINRWVITNVPALREEPIMPGSLNDQMMRIEFQLSQIASDFIIENFLTTWPAVAKLLNEDPAFGRQIGKHELINTTARDLTRNLIEPEEKLEAIFKYVQSQLIWNEQTQYYPKRNLKEAFQSKNVDSAEQALILVSMLRAVGIESFPILSRTRSEGRPITLYPMILQFNYLITYAKIGQKEYLLDATEKDHPIGMLPVRALNEEGWLFDPADPTWIAIKSRERASQVTLAQVSISEEGVLSGKLDVNEAGYASITERSRLSEAKDEIQYLRKHLFGGDESVEINDIQFDNKDQPDQPLRYKIQFKKPVGTTVTSDRMYVPASMFGGWSENPFTSETRLLPIDFIFPLEEQHIVHFHFPQGYELEERPNSIIFKLSNGSAEFRRMVQSMDTVLTIQSKLTITKPQLPATMYSEIKAMFDKMVTLQADQMVFKKKSNPAPNQEKDPAQPPSAVTPKIGSGNSMPSKPGQKTPTNPKGKKQVPFVP, from the coding sequence ATGAAGTTTGGAGAAGTTTCATTAGAAACCTTAACCTCTCATCCGTTCGAGTCGGATAAAGAAGCAAAAGCGGTTATTCTGTGTGATTATGGGGTTGTAGAATATAACGAGCGAGGTTTGCACTATGACCGCCATATACGGATTAAGATTCTTTCGGAAACTGGATATCAATGGGCAACGGCAAACCTATTTTACAGTAAGGGAGAAGACATTCTGAACATTGCAGGGTTCACCTATTCTCTGGGTGCAGATGGCAAGGTGGTTCGGACAAAATTAGAAGGAAAAGACATCTTCCGAACGAAAGTAACTAAAGACCAACAGCAACTTAAATTTACCCTTCCGGCTTTGGTTCCTGGTGCGGTCATCGAGTACCGTTATCGTCGAAGTTATGATTCCCCTCCTATTTTCTTGCCGTCATGGTACTTTCAAACCACGGAACCGACCGTTCATAACGAATTTCGCACCATCATTCCCCAATTTTTAGGCTACACCTATTTTAAGAGCGGGCTCATTCGTCCGTTTGATACTGAGGAACGCAAAGAAGGATTGGAAACAAACGGGAAAACCAATATCAATCGCTGGGTTATAACCAACGTACCCGCCCTCCGCGAGGAGCCTATCATGCCCGGTTCATTGAATGATCAAATGATGCGTATTGAATTTCAATTATCACAAATTGCAAGTGACTTCATAATCGAAAATTTTTTAACTACATGGCCTGCTGTGGCAAAACTACTAAACGAGGATCCCGCTTTCGGAAGGCAAATTGGCAAACACGAACTCATTAATACGACAGCAAGAGACCTAACGCGCAATTTGATCGAACCCGAAGAGAAACTAGAAGCCATTTTTAAGTATGTACAGAGCCAACTTATTTGGAATGAGCAAACCCAGTATTACCCTAAACGCAACCTGAAAGAAGCCTTTCAAAGCAAAAATGTGGATTCGGCAGAGCAAGCCCTCATTTTGGTTTCGATGCTCCGGGCAGTAGGCATTGAATCTTTTCCAATCTTATCCCGCACCCGATCTGAAGGCCGCCCCATTACCCTTTATCCGATGATTCTTCAGTTCAATTACCTGATTACCTATGCTAAGATTGGTCAAAAAGAATACCTGTTAGATGCCACAGAAAAAGACCACCCCATTGGCATGTTGCCCGTGAGGGCCTTGAATGAGGAAGGCTGGTTATTTGATCCGGCTGACCCCACTTGGATTGCCATTAAGAGCCGTGAACGCGCCAGCCAAGTGACATTGGCACAGGTTAGCATTTCAGAAGAAGGGGTGTTGTCGGGAAAATTAGATGTCAACGAAGCTGGATATGCCAGTATAACGGAACGAAGCCGCCTTTCAGAAGCGAAAGACGAAATACAATACCTTAGAAAACATCTTTTTGGCGGCGACGAATCTGTGGAAATAAATGACATTCAATTTGACAACAAAGACCAACCCGATCAACCACTCAGGTATAAAATTCAGTTCAAGAAACCTGTCGGCACAACGGTTACATCAGATCGGATGTACGTACCAGCAAGCATGTTTGGCGGATGGAGCGAAAACCCATTTACGTCAGAGACAAGGCTGCTGCCTATAGACTTCATTTTTCCCCTCGAAGAACAACATATTGTACATTTCCACTTCCCACAGGGGTACGAATTAGAAGAAAGACCCAATAGCATCATCTTTAAACTTTCAAATGGAAGCGCTGAATTTCGTCGGATGGTTCAAAGCATGGACACCGTACTGACGATTCAAAGCAAATTAACCATCACAAAACCACAACTTCCGGCCACGATGTATTCGGAAATAAAAGCCATGTTTGATAAGATGGTCACTTTGCAGGCCGACCAAATGGTCTTTAAGAAAAAGAGCAACCCTGCCCCGAACCAAGAAAAGGATCCTGCCCAGCCCCCCTCGGCTGTCACGCCCAAAATTGGTTCTGGAAACAGTATGCCCTCCAAACCAGGCCAGAAGACCCCCACCAACCCGAAAGGAAAAAAACAAGTCCCTTTTGTGCCATGA